The nucleotide sequence attaagagaagaaaataacTATTCCTACGTACCTCTTACTCACGGAATTTAATCACTACACAAAGCAACTTCTTTTATAGAAGGAGTattcataaacaaaaaaaatgatttttaactCCTACTATATAATTTGTATTTGTTATaaagcaagaaagaataaagaacaagagtagagagagaagagagagtaattcttatattttctcttgaggatgagagattatatgattgtcaatacaatgaataaaacccctctatttataggggaaatttactcctaatctgagtaaaagacggatgtttcaaatcctaatagatatcaaagtagatcttgatagatcttgataaacattcactataatgtaaatacatttataacactcccccttgaatgtctaattggtagataatgtgcctcattaaaaccttactagaaaaaacccagtaggaaaaaattctagtgaaggaaaaagagtacacatctctaataatacgcatttcggctgcctcataaaaaaccttacaaggaaaacccagtgggacaaaacctcgtaagggaaaaagagtacatcgcgtattaactccccctaatgagaacatcctcgACCTTTGCATCTCAATCTTGTGCAACATCTTCtagaaagttgcaattggagaagatttggtgaataaatcagtcacattgtcagttgaacgaatctgttgtacgttaatatcatcattcttttgtagctcatgtatgtagaaaagctttggcaaaatgtgcttcgttctatctccatttatgaatcctcccttaagatgtgctatgtatgctgaattatctctgtataaaattatggatagattgtcatatttcacaccatatttttctcgaatgagatatatcatagatctcaaccatacacattctcggcttgcttcacgaatagctattatctcagcatgattcgatgaagtggctatgatagactgttttgtatatctccaagatatggtagtaccaccatatatgaacacatagcttatttgagaccgagctttatgcgggtcagataagtacccaacatcagcatgaccaataagatcgagactacaatctttaaaataaaacaagctcatgtgttttatcccattttgatgtctcatagtaggagcagaaatataccttgctaaaaaattgactgaaaaggctataggctttgtagtatttgcaaggtacatgagtgcatcaattgcactaagatatgatacttcataaccaatccaattcgatatattttgaatttcagcaaataatctattgctttgaaaactctccaagagttccaatgatgtttaAGCAATAAgattatacaatataaggattataaataagtttcccagaaacttttatatgcttcaagcaatttgaatccttaaaagttttcacataagttttgtcaagtgacaatattcaacatttcatgagtgaaatcttcaagtgtctggactgcaaatcaaataagttttacacttaccaaaatgcatcctttcatgtcacttgataaatatttctacgtcaacatgcttaaattaacatagaattcaaatcctcgtaatctttcacaattttacgccaatattgtgtcaaagatattaaagatatatcattttgtatcggttcacaatgcgacataacattttgagatctaatcacttcattattttcaggttcatgaacctctcataaggtttcatgaagcgttatgtcgtaggctcttcaagagctcattgccttcttattatgattatttgctccttatttttcaaggactatttcatttggaaccgatcagtctaccgcgcttcacgcatgcatagactttgtcctttaggaacacaaaataagagcacttgcgcttaatatgagatgctttcggcatttgacttgaattatcttttggatgaggatctggtgataattcctaacatatttcatagcgcttataatatcccccttatgttagaaaaactaacatacatcctctacttcttagaggaatccatctttgtgcattatggtatattcgttaatcgtataccgcacatcaaaattattagatggaataattggttctcgaccttgaaccaattgagagggaagaaataatcataatttattggtctaatgcatacaaatgctattgcaatatatcatattttagaccaatacatgaagttttgttctcattaataatggtttagctatttatcgaaggcattcaatgtcaaaccatcatcatcaagataactttcttgattgcacaatctgaaaattatgttcttaactcaattttattgagcaaacaactttatgaatgtcaaactgcaggttgacaatgaatgtaaatgtgatcatcttattgatgtatcttttcaacatatcacatgataggtgaacgagcccatattcaccttttatatttttcagatttaaggaattcaatcccaactttagttggtccaaccaacttatcatgagaacaaatgacataaacaattctcgaagaatcttctagttcttcaatacatgtctaatattcaatatgcacatctttgagatgtcacaatcgtttatatcaatttataaacttttattctagtaaactccaagtttaccatgacatgtacttttttgctttagtaaatttcagatttactattacatgaataaattttagatttactactttagaagtagattttgaaatgactcttctcagttattctgcctcattcagaggtgagttgtgatgccatcacaatcaagtacatgtttgcattaataagcttctcattccccaggaatggaatataatcgtgtcttaagcctatcaaattatgatagcttataatctctttcaagattttgctacttcagaagtaaatcgaggcatacatatgatgtagagaatttttttctatcatatcttatgatcataatatgtgtgtgaaaatatcatcacttttgatgatcataatcatattgtcccaccacgcgtatattcgtgcatttaatcacttgtcttctttcagacatattatgcactgctaccacatacacctcaagaataaagtaagttgtcatatttcagacttatcatatattgctatcacattcacttcatggaatagagcatattcaatgggtcgaatttcatgacttttcattaaacacccattattttgccttagccatcataatatcaccagtatggtatattgagattcaaactcaatatcttatccatataaaaaagcgtcttaggcataaatcgatgggacttgaacccaacatcttatcatcatggtgcatgaGACTTAAATAGATCATCATAACTTTTAACAATATTGTTTCAAGAACAAATATAAGGCATAAATTATTTTGAACCAATTAGGTTTCCTCAGATCCAAAAAATTCAATAGagttatattaatttaataataaactcGTGATGTCATATATATTTAAACTCATCAAAATTgaacaagagaaaatcaaaaatGATTAGTTAGATTAAATCACAAggacataaaatataatttttcacgtAGAATATAGGAGCACGTGTAATGAGAAGGTAATGCACTTTTAAGATGCTTTAACAATTATTTGCTGTTACTTTTTCATAATTGGTGTACATAGGAATTCTTAACCATTAATAGGTTATATAAACTAACAGTGGTAAAGATTTATCATATCAAGATAATAATTGAATTCTTGCAGAAAACTAATTTTAACTTTGACTTGATGGCTTTAATATACTTTGCTAATGGTAATGGATGAAAACCAATGTTTTAAGACTAGATAAATATTTAGATTCCAAGTCATAAAGCAGATTAGTATTAAGTGAGATTTGTTATTAGACGAACAAATATTGCATATCTGAATCGACAGATGATTAACAACAATTCTTTTGctaccttagccttagccttcaaatttgaaacggtagagtctcgtgttgataacgtgttataaaataagaaagaataaagaacaagagtagagagagaagagagagtaattcttatttcttttcttgaggatgagagattatatgattgtcaatacaatgaacaaaatccctctatttataggagaaatttagtcctagtctgagtaaaagacggatgcttcaaatcctaatagatatcaaagtagatcttgatagattttgatagacattcactataatgtaaatacatttataacagtaTTAGGATACTATCAATTGTAAAATGGTAAAAAAGGACTCTCACTTCCATTTTTATTGTGCAAATTGAAAATATTTTGCcaaaaatataaatggaaaatttttaatttccaCAAAAAAAGGTGGTGTTCTACTTTTGCAAACCTGCGTGTTTGTATTGCCAAAAAAACAATATCTTTGgatttctactatatatatatatataattcttaGATTGCCAAAACTAATGAAAAACTTATACTCATACGTTTTTATTTTGCCAAAAATCAGACAATGTTTATTAGGACTCTTATTATATATCTAGTTTACAAAAATCCCATTATATATCTATTTTGCAAAAAAtaatgagattttttattttttaaatataataaaaatagtaaatgataatTTTGTCTGAAGAAttgtcttttaatgaagggcaaaaagtttaaattatatttttaagggtcttcacacttttaatatattatagatatagatatagatataaattatagatacgTACGTacgtatatacatacatacacacacatctACATctatctacatctacaatatattaaaagtgtgaagacccttaaaaatgtGGTATACACTTTTTACTCATTAAAAATTTGTGCTTTAGacaattattttttactatttttcttcaattaatatatcattatattataatatttgaatttaagaatttctataatatatgattacaaaaataatttttgaatttttttcgttaaaaaaccaaaaataaaaaattaccctaaagtttccaaaaaaaagttattttaattttttaaggaaaaaataaaaacacgttactttaaaattttgaggaaaaaaatttgaatttcctTAAGTTGTGTTGTAGTATTAATTtgataccataattaatttttttccctttcgcaatataaaaataaaaatctcccATATTTAGATAATCCTTTTTTGTAGAAAAAAGTGttggagaattttttttctataataatataataacatccataatataaaatttagtGACAGAGATATTCTAATTACTGTTTTTTATGAGCTCTAAAGTGTCATCAACATTAATCACAAAAGGTTAGGTTTATTGATATTGTTCTAATATccctattatcgtattattttgttatagtttctGTTGTGTTCCAGTCTATGTTGTTGATGAATATTTCGTCAGACTTTGAGAAATTTGTATTAAGGTTAggtttgatgatattgttgtaatATTCTCGAATACTGTAGTTTCTGTGCTGTtactatttgttatttttttaagtgATAGATTAACGTTTGGTCAGGCTTTAACGATTTTTCTTAAGGTTTAATTACATTGTTATGATATCTCGattatcatattgttttattGAGTTTATAGTGGTAGATGAATATTTGGTCaagctttgaggaatttttgtgtaaaggttaggtttaatcaatttattttgttgtaatttctgCTCTATTACtatctattatttttgttattatacgTGATGTGATAATTCACGTCGTAGGAGACGATCAAGATATTAATACTTCACATATGACTTGACATGAAACACACGTGCAAATCACACACATTTGactagtactactactactactaataataatagtaataatataatttaggattgtcttttttgtttttatatactAAATGTAGTATTTTCAAAAGAGATTAAACATTTAATTTTACAtagtactattattatttataaaagtaaggATTAATTCTAGCTAATAAAATATTAACTGTTTGTTGGCAATGCATTACCTTGAAtgttgttataaaaattttattttattaatatgaagatttgagttgtttaattcaaaattttaaaatatttctgaTTAGAAAGTAGAtaattcttctttctttcttttttatttaaattttgtaccttttattttttataatcttcactatttttttagtgaaattaaaattatcaaatttactattaaaatatttttaggacctcAAAATTTAGAAGACTTAAGCATACGATTTACTAGTTTCACCCTCGAGCGAGCCGACTACCATGCCTCAAACTTCGTCCAATTAGGAAAATGATGAAAACGTGTCACTAATAGTGGCTTTAAAAAAGCTATTGAACTGCTTATACATGCCAGAAATGCTTTaacgctttttttttttttttttttaactaggaTACTTATATTAGCGTCTTAACAAAATACTGCAGAGAGCGATTCAGTAGCGCTGCCACCATAGTGTCTGCACTTTGTGCAATGTTTACAACCATCCATTAGTTCCTTACATAGCAGTACTAGGAATATGTACAGAAGTACTAGGCGGTAAAACTCTCACGCTCTTAACGTGTCTAGTAGCAAAGTCTCCTCTTTTATCCGCATACAAAAAGTCCATCACATCTGGAGGAGGTGATCAAACAGTAACAGCGTTCAAGGCTGGATAACTAGTAGATATATTATCGGATGATTTTGTACTAATCTCAACATAatttgttttcaaaccaaacgatcCCTTGGGGACTAAACACAAGTAGGTAGCGTTTATGGCCTCAGGGATAGTATAGTGGGAGAAGATTTGTGCAAATGCTTTAATGCTTTCAGTCATATATGTCTAAAGTTCAGTTACTCAATTTTTTCTTGCCAATAATCCTACAACTTCAGACAAAACTGTCAAAAGTTCGACCTTTAGACGCATATGTTGGAAGTTTGCCTGCTTACAAATTATTTGAAGTTAGGTTTTGGCACGCCAAACATCATACATGTATGTGTGAAGTTGGTCCAAAATGGCTCAACTTGTAAATGTTTAGAAACTTCAACTATTTATAAGAGCGTTACCATGGAGAAATCACTTTCATGATTCCTTATGAACTACTCATCAACTGCTATAAAAAGGTACTAAAGCTCCCCTTATGTGCAGAGTTCGGGGAAAGGGTTAGATTAGAGTCTATTATACGCAACTTTACCTCTTGCATTTCTGAAGAAACCATGTTTAAGGCAAAATAGAGTAAAATTAAGTAAAACAACATACAATAGATTAACGGAGCTCGCGATTCCCATACATGTAAAGCACTAGTTATAGACCATAAGCTCCATGAAAAAAGTAGTTCACAACTGATATGCACTTACTTAGGCATGGGGATATTTTTCTCAAACAGATAGCTCCATTTTTGAAATGAGAATGCCATCGGTATCTGCGTAAAGCCACTCACCATCGCAGATTCTAGTCCCAGCGATGGTTATTGGAACGTGCTTCTCTCCAATACCTTTCTTATTGGCTTTCATCGGATGAGAAGCCAGAGCTCTGACTCCGATATCGCAACCATTGATTTCGTCCACGTCTCTTACACAACCATTTACTACAATCCCAGCCCATCCATTGTTTTGAGCTTGTACCACAGGGTTACCACCCAAAATTGCACATCTCAGACTACCACCCCCGTCGACAACAAGAACTCTCCCGTTACCTTTCTCCTCGAGAAACTCACGAACCAAAACATTGTCTTCAAATACTTTCAGAGTGACAACAGGTCCAGAGAAGACTTGGCGCCTGCCATATATTTTGTAGATTGGCTGCAGTGCACGTAGTTCACCACTCACAATGAGCTGTGGATTTGCATCGCAAACTTCAGCAGTGGTGACCAAGGCCATCCTATGTAAAACACCTACAAGGAATAAAAGATAGATTTGTATTACTTGTGTTAAGAAAAGAAACCAGATTCCTTTAGTCTGCATCACTTAAATGATCATTTTTCTTAATGTTGAATGCTAGTATGGATCAAAAAAAGCTAGAATACAAGAAAATTGATGTCTTTCTATCGATAGTGTTAACATAACACTTAAATTCCCTATGGATTAATTCCAAAATGTTAGGGATTTGTGGATATTGTTAGTGGCATGCTAGGTTGCTGGACTAATTAAACCATCAACGTGCATTACAGGGGTAAGCAAACGAATAACGATAGTATTATTGCTTTAGAGCTTTTTGTGACTTACCTGGAGCCGAAGAGATTTAGCTCACAAGTTCTAGTCAGAGAGAACCAAAGAAGAAATGACAGAAGGGCAAATTTGGAACATGGAGAAAGGACCTTAGTGGCAGGACAAACTTACTTGTGTGAAAACTCTATCTCTGATAACTTCAGTCAAAATTGAGATAGTAGGACGTTTGCATAAATGGCATTCATGAGATTATCATTAGATTAATATACGAGATATAGGACACCAACCAACACCCTTAACTTTCTGTGACAATGACGAAGAGAAAGATCACAACagctaaaatttaattaatatactctGTCCAGCTAGAGAAAAACTCAACTATAGAAAAGACTTCAATCACCAGCACCACATTTTTTGTAATAAGAAAGGATTCTCACTATGGATTGTTTAAGGCGGGGTAGTGGTAGGAAGAAGaagtattggagggaggtgattaggcatgatatggagcagttgcAGCTTACAATAGGACAATgccccttgataggaaggtgtggaggacgcagtttagggtagagggttaggagGTAAGGAGTGCGTCGGTAACAGTAGAGGAGAGTACTTTGTTTGTGTCTGGGGTTCCTCTTTGTTTGTGTCTGgggtttcttgttcgtggtgttggaGTGATATCTATgatttcgaatagatagtttatagtattatcttgtggccgTATTGTTTCTTGTATTAGCTAGGAGTGTTAGTTTAtttgcatttatgttttgtgtttgttatattgttatcggTCCTGAGCtaggggtctattggaaacagcttctctacttcacctgaggtagtggcacggtctgcgtacactctaccttccccagaccccactatgtagaaatacattgggtatgttgttgtcgaAAGGATTCTCACTGGTACTAGTACTTTCTATCTCATTTTAGGTTCCAAGGTTTACTATTATCAACCAATCTATtaataaactttatcacttttaCCACAAGCTGGTGCCATGATCCTGTTTTTAGGCTAAGCCAATTTTTGTTATGGTATAAGCATTATGAAATTTGGCTTCCCCTCTTAGCAAGTGCTTTTCGACAACCTAGTACATGTTCAATTGGTCTTAAAGTGGTCATAATACAAGTACTATAGTTCTTGTAGgcagcaaaaaaaaattaaaatacacaagACAGCACATCATCAACTGACGACATGGCTGGAAAGAAGCCTGGTCTTGCGATCACTAGAGAGACAAGTAGGGAAGCAATCGAAGCATGAGTCTTCTATTCTAGGTGTTTTCAAGGGGGGTTGTCGGGGTTAAGGGTGGGAAAAGGGATCACGAAAACCCAAAGCAAATGAGAATGACTCTCATCATTAACAATTCTTCACCTGAAGTTGGCCTAATTAAGCCCTAAATCACGAGCTTACTGACTCAAAGTTAGCATGCCCTACCAAATAAAAAGGAAGTCTCAGGGACAAGTTCAGAGTTAGAATTCCCCGATTCATGTTCCTACTTATTAGCCTTCTTTCTACTTCAACATCAACATTGTTTAACTAACCAAATGGTCCTTGCCCATCTTTGGCTATCTGTTAGGAGGATTGCGTTGGACCTACGCGATTCCATTACAAAGTTCCTTTTTACTACAAATAGGGGTTGGGGGAGTATATTAACAAGGGCAAAAGAAAAACTAATAGCACCAAATCAAGCATAATTTCGATCCTCATCCCACATCTGATTAGATAAAAGATAGATAACTATTCAGATTAAGCCTGGGATAACATTATGCTGTGGCTATAAATTTCATCCCAGGCTTAATCTGGCCCCACAGGTTAACAATTAGCAATCTTCTACACACGGTATACATTTTATCTCGAGCTTAATCATGGGACATCTCACCTAATCCCATCAAACTTGAGATTATTAGTCCAAGGATTATAATTCCAAGACTATAAATTTACTGTCAATCaaacataatataaattttatcGCAGATTAATCCTGAAACATCAAACCTTATGCCATCAAACTTAAGATTATTAGTCCAACGATAACTTAGTCCGCGAACCAAACAACCCCGTACAGGACAAATCATCTTGGTAGGTAAAATAAACAcatcaaaaagaaaatcaaacataTTTATGTCCTTGTTTCAACAACCCCACTTCACAATATCATGTAAATTCTtgatcaatatcataaataagcaCCAATATCAAACATATTTATGGAAGTTTCAACAACCCCACATCACCAAATCAAGACAATTCTTGATCAATCACATAAATAAGCACAAACATCATCAATATTACACACAACAAATGCAAATttttgaagaaagtaaagaaaatttaAACATGGGAGATGATTTGATTTGTACAAGGATGTTACCTGGATGTGTGTAGCTGATTTGTTTGAaggtgagagagagagagagagagagagagagggagaaaagGAGAGATCTGGATCAAGTAGTAGCAGATCTTTGCAACtgtattataactattttttgaTGCTATAAAATAGCTAGTGTACACCACGTGCCACCTTAAAAGAATCTGACCTTTTGCTACTACAAAAATATCCAACTTCTTGGATATCTGTCTGAGAGCATTTTGAGGACAATCTTTATTTAACATTTCTTTTTGAATACTTTATTTTGGATCACTTGTACATACgatatgaaataataatttaaaataagagaaaatggtcaaaaaaaaaaatccttcaatCTTTACCTCAAATCTTAACTACACACTTATATTTTGCGGGATCCTATAACCCTCCTGTACTATTTAAAAGTGAAGTTATTAACCTCTTAAAAACTCATACCCACACGTATATTGGAGAGTGAGCACTACGCGTGTGCCATGTAATGCCAcgtaatttttgatttttattataaaaaataattatttttttctttaataatttccTTTTCTCTTCCCTTTTccattcttttttctcttttccccTTCTGTAAATTTTCCGTCTTTTATTATTCCGACGACCGGAGAGTCACCAATAATGAAATTGGAGATGACGAACAAGTGTTATCGCGGTGGAGATCTTGGTCATATAGAAAGAAATAGTCATAATAGCCCCAAGAAATTGAAGTATCCATTTTATTTTCACATTGTATATGCTTTAATGTTCTCGAATTATATAAAACCAGAACAAAAACTCTTATGGGCAACAAAAATATACCATTAAAAGTAACACCTTCCATAAAAACATGACTGACAAGCAAGAAAACATGTGGTGATGCTGCTTTGATACCTTCTTTATCGCCCTCGTAAATTCCTTCGAATACATAAACTATTGGGAGGAATAATCCTATAAGGGCTCCAATTGAAACGTACAGATTTAGAATTTTGTTGTTGAAAATCAGAGGATTTGTTTGAGATGAAATTTTGGGAAGACAATTTTGGAGAGGAAGAAGATGTAAATAAGGGAGAATAATACGAAGGCGAAATCTTCAAGTCGAACCATGTCACTAAAAGAAAACACAATTATGATGGCCAACATGTTAAGATGTCGTAAATTGAAAATTCCTCCATATTGTTGGTGACTAGGGGATTTGGTGTGATGGAAATTTTCATCTTTGGGCAAACTAATGTCACTAGAGGGACCAACTCCACCTGACATTTTTCTACgtaaaatttaaagtaaaaatttgatatttttggttGAAAGATTCAGAAAGTGAAGAATCCACTTGCTAACAGTTATAATTTCATTAGTAATTGTACTGATAGTGAAAAATTTAAGTGatgatgatataatttttattaacgaGTTCAAGAAATATAGAGAAAGATAATGAAATTGGAGATGAATAAGATGAGGAACACCATTAATGAGTTcttggaattttttgttttgagaaagagaagaagaagacaaaggaaaagaacaagaaaaaataataattgaaattatatatatttatataaaagatatttaaaataaatttttaatatataattttcgTTGTTCTCACTCTCTCAAGAGAGAGTGAAAtacactctcttgccatgtcagccTTTAGGGGTATTAATATTCCATTTTTAAAATGTTCAGAGGGTCATAGGACTCCCacaaagtataggtgtgtagttgaaatttgggCTAAaggttg is from Capsicum annuum cultivar UCD-10X-F1 chromosome 5, UCD10Xv1.1, whole genome shotgun sequence and encodes:
- the LOC107870528 gene encoding putative 4-hydroxy-4-methyl-2-oxoglutarate aldolase 2; its protein translation is MALVTTAEVCDANPQLIVSGELRALQPIYKIYGRRQVFSGPVVTLKVFEDNVLVREFLEEKGNGRVLVVDGGGSLRCAILGGNPVVQAQNNGWAGIVVNGCVRDVDEINGCDIGVRALASHPMKANKKGIGEKHVPITIAGTRICDGEWLYADTDGILISKMELSV